The window GCTACCTTCGGACGCGGTGGATCtagtgaaggacttggaggaggaggaggaggaggggggggaGGGCGAGcagaaggaggaggagggtgagCACCTTTGAGAAAGTCAACAAATTTTCTGACTAAGAGCATCTATAGTTGAGCACCCCAAGCCAGCCTCAAACGCCCGGGCGGCCTGCCTGGTCAGTGACCGGTAAAAGAAAAACATCCCAGACGGGCACCTCAAACCGGTCTCAAACTCCCGGGTTAACTGGAACCCCTCATATTTAGTTTAAATATGGGACGGATATGGGGTCCCATAAGAAAATACTCTGAAACTCGATGGTCTGAATCTCGCCTCCTTCGTCGGACAGATGGCACAGCGTGGCGCCGCTCTGGCAGCTGCATAGTGCCCTAACTTGGCTATTTAAGCCGATCGCCGGCACCGAAACCCTACCCGTCCACATTTCCTCCCTCTCGCTCGCCGCCGCTGCCACTTTCTAATCATCGTCCGCCACCACTAGTAGCCATGCCCCCATGCCTCCAGGTAAGGAGCTACCCATACCTAACGCCGGAGCGCCGACTGCAGCTCCTTGAGAAGATTCGGCAAGGTGTGAAGCCCGGATCGCCGCAAGGCTACCTTCGGATGCGGTGGATCcagtgaaggacttggaggaggaggaggaggaggaggaggaggacggggagggcGAGCAGAAGGagtaggaggaggacggggagggcGAGCAGAAGGAGCaggaggaggatgtgggggacgCGGAGCAACAGGCGATCCTCGATTCCCTCCTGTCGAAATCAGAGGAGGAGGCCAATCGACGTCGTCTGCACGAGGCGGAGGCAAAGAACGTCACGGAAGCCGATGACATGGTTGAGTAtatggatgaggaggaggaggcctccTTCGCGCCCATCTACCCGGTGCTCGGCACCTTCGTCgtggacatctccgacgacgaGCGGTAGTTAGGCTAACATGATATGCATAGTACAtagatttttttttttgcatggtttatatgcatttAGGGGATGAAAAATGAGAGAGTCGGATGCATAGCACAAAGTATGAGGTGTGACCGGTTAGTCCTTGCAGACGCGCTCGGTCACGTCGGCGGGCGTTTGAGGGACCGAATTTCTCAAGTCCGACCATAGATGCTCTGATGAAGTTGTAAACTtgagaaattcaaaaaaatacaaacacacattttctttaaaaaaatcagcATCATCCTTAATTAAAGTTTATGATTACAAGGAGATGAACTGCCTCGGGGGTGGATTAGCCATACATGCAACCTCTTGGATGAATCTATGAGTTAGAGAGTGTGTTTCTCGATTGGCCTTCAAAGATGATCTCTACACTCACAAAAGAGAGCAACTTCTCCGGTGTCATGTGTGATATGGGCATAAGCACACTTAGTTCCTTCCTTTGGAAATCTAACTGCTCCTTGACAATCACTGGCTACCAAAATCTTCTGAGCGACAATCTCCACACTGAGGCATGGAGCTTGTTTACAAGCTAGGACTTCAAGCATTTTTGGCTGTATTTGCCCCTCAAAAACAGGTGGTGAGGGTCCTTTATAGGCTCCATTGCTATCTCTCACAACAACGGCTACTGAATCTGTATGTTGGTTCGTCGGTTCTTCCCCACCGCGGCATCGGCCTTAGTTTTGATCACTCCCATCAATGGGGTAGTCTAGTTTTCCTCGACCATCGTTGGTGTAGAAAGCTTTCTTCCCTGCTATTATGTTCTACCAGTTCCATGTTATTTATGTAGCTCTGGACAAATGGATGACCCGACAAAGGGGGCTAGTAGATCTCTTCATGTAAAGCTTTACATCTTGCAAACAATATGGACCACAAGGTAATGAAGCACGTCACGTGTTCCTCTATTCTCAAGGTCTCAATCGTGGTATTGATGAAGTCGTGTGGGTACTGCTTAGCTGACATACTTATGTGCTCTACTAGACACTCATCTGCCAACTCCCACACATAATATGCAACGTTGCAGACGATTAGAGAGTGCATCCAAGAGTCCTCCCCATACAATGTGCGCCCGTTACCTGgctccatgttcgagtgacatcgtACGTTTGTCGTTGGCAATGAGCACTTTGCTAATCCCTAAAGAGAAGGCTTGATCTTTTCTGGTACCTTATCTTTGCTTGTTGGGCATGAGTCGAGCCAGAGGCCCTCCGTTCAAGCCACGCCTCCCGGTGATCCCTAGATCCCACCAGATGTGAtatgatgtgcaaactaagaaAATTCCTTCACAATCAAAGTGACAGACCCAAAAGTCCATCTAGTGTCTTCTGCTTATCGAAATGTTGCGAATAATATCAACATCAATAGGAAGAAAGAAATGGTTCAGCTTTACTCCGTCCCAGTCCGAACGCTCCTCTTTCAAAAACTCGCCAACAAACGAAGGGTGTGTCCTCATGGACACAAGCATTCAGATGTAGCGAGTCGTTCCTCGGGATCCACTTGGGCTTCCATGCATTTGTGGTAAGTTTATTGTCAATTTTTTAATCCCCTCATGTATTAACCTCCATACTTGAGAAGGGTTGCTACCGGGTGTCACTTCTAGCAAGTTTGCTCTAATGGTCGCTTATTGTCGTGTGACTTGGCTATAATTGTTGGCtttatttttttcatgaaaaatgttCCTGTTGACTTGGCATGGACAAGTGGAATTGATAATTAACACTTGGCTTTTGGGTTTAGGTAAATTTAAAGCTGGGCTCTTTTAAATTGGTGAATTTCTATACTTGAGCTAGTGCTAACCATTTTCCCTTTGTTGTGTTGTTGTTAGATTTGTGAACTAATGCCTCTACTATTGGGTTGTATATTGGATTAGGTTATGGACCTTTACTTGCATTTTTTACGTATGCCTTTGGTTAACTTGATCAGCTACTCCTCCTGCTAGATCATCACATAGGTTTTGGTCATCAACTGTGCCTATGGTCATTTCCACTATTCATTTGGTCACTTCCTTTATTCCTATAGTTGGTTGTTTCTACTCAACCCTCTGGAAATTTCTCTGATTCGGGGATCTAGCCTAGTTCCAGATTCCTCAGGTACCAGCTCGTATGTAAATGCATTTCCCTCTGGGAAAGCAACATTTTAACCTTAACCAAATATGTCCATGTTTAATGTTTCTTTTGCAGGTTTTGGAAGAAGATCATGAAGAACAGGAGAAGATCAAGATTAGTTTAGAATTTCTTTATTCGCTTGTAATAACCATGTATTATTCATCAAGATCATTTTCGAAATACTTGGATAATGGTCAATGTAGCTTCTTTTGAATCCAATTGTATATTTGTAATAACTTGTAATGTATCCTTTTTAAAGTCCTTTTGTAATTCATTTGTATTATTGAATGCAATTGTATATTTGTAATAACTTGTAATGTATCATTTTTGAAGTCCTTTTGTAGTTCATTTGTATTATTGAATACAATTGTTTGGAAATGTATGATAGTTGTGTGTTAAAGGACATGTATGATAATTGGCAAAGGTCATCCCCAAATTTCTAGTGTCTATTTGAATTCATCAGCACATGAACATATATGCTATAGAGTATTTATGTCCTTTTATTATCGTAGATGGAACCATTGAACGTAATATGAATAACTTCAGTTTTTCAGAATCCTTATGATCCAATTCAAATGCATGTGCATTTGACACTTCAGTTTTTTTTTGACTGACACTTTAGTCCTTGTGATTTGTTGTATTTTCTATATTCTTTTGTTAGAACAGTTTAGATAAGTCTTGACTTATTAGTGACTCGTAACTTAAGGTTTCGTTGTTAACTATAGCTAACTAACAAATGATCTAATTGGTTCCTAATGTTGTACAAACAACAATGTGACGCACACTCAATTGCAAGACATGGTTTCTtagcatgcatggatgcaaagatGCACAAATAACATCTACAATTCATTTGTTGGTGAACTATGGGTTATCAGGTCAAGGTGTTTGGACCAGATGCAAAGATGCACAAATAACATCTACAATTCATTTGTTGGTGAACTATGGGTTAGAGTACTTGAGAGAATCAATTACCAAAGacatagctcatgacactatcagaTGCAAGAGGATGGTCAGGTATGTTCGGATCCAGCAATGGAAGAATTTCCGATTATATGCTCTAAAGGTCAATATCAGGTCAGAATTTCCGATTATATGCTCTAAAGGTCAGTATCAGGTCGACCTCCGGATTTGGCACTCTATTTTGGGATGCTTAAGACCCACACATCAGCATATGCAGCAGTCTCTGTTCATTGCAAGATTGTGCGGAAGAAGCTCGTCCGTGCAACTATTAACATCAATAGATAAAGGATGATATTTATCTTTAATTATTTGAGTGCTCTAGGTGTAAAAAATAAACAGGACATCTTGGGTtggccgttggagatgcccttttatTCAGGGCTTTCAACTCCTGATGAACAAATGTTATCAGAGTGAAAAAAAGTTTACGTAACAGGGGCAAATGTTACCAGACAATATATCATATCAACAATTAAATTTGCAAACATTATCAGTGCCACAAGTCATAAAACCATTTTCCTTTACACCCAGAACGCATTCCTGGGTTCCGAGGATTAGCAATGACTATATACATAACCTACCATATCAAAATGCATCAAACAGCCAGAAGCATAAACCAAACAGTTTAAAGGCTTCCCTACATGTAAGCTCAGATGGCAACCGCTAGCTGCTTGCAAAGACGATCTCTTACAGCACAAATATAGTTCTATCAAACCAATATTGTTCCTAACACGAAAGGCTTTGTTTTCAGGGTCTCCTAACGCTCTGCATATGGAAACTAAAGAATACAACACAGCTTTAATGTGTAGCCGCTACACCAAACTACGGGCAGGCTCAGCAACAAAGATTACACTTGTCCCTGGTTACGACTTTAATTCAACAAAACCAAAAATGTTCTGATGCCTCTGATTAGGTAACTCAAGATGAATGCCCAACTTCTAGGAGATGAATGCCCAACTTCTAGGAGATCCCATGGAGATGAGTGCGCTTATTGCATCCTAGAAAAAACCACAGGGGGTTTACACTCATTTCCCATAGGGATGGTACCTGCTAGAGCCCCGACCACCTGCACtcccaccaccaccagcagcaccccctgctcctgctccccctccccctcccccataaCTACCATATCCACCAGCACCGTAGCCACCAGGAGCGCCGCCACCATAGGCGCCACCTCCATAAGCACCCGCACCATAGGCACCGCCTCCGTAAGCACCCGCACCATAGGCACCGCCTCCATATGCTCCGTATGCACCATAAGCACCACCGTACATAGAGCCACCATAGCCACCACCAAAACCAGACCCATATCCAGCATTGCCTCCataggcggcggcagcggctgcgGCACCATAGCCTCCTCTACCATAACCATATCCCGTGCTATCATAATAACTTCCTGCAGCAGCAGATCGATGACCAGCACCATAGCCatagccgccaccaccaccaccactgctaCTGCCGCCGCCACCAGCAGCTCCACCACTACGGTAAGAACTACGGTAACCACCACCACCAGAGTGACTAGATCTCCCATTGCTACTGTGATCACCTCCATGTTTCTTTGGTTCAGCCTTCTTTATTTCAACCTGCGAAGAAAATTACTCTGATTGTCAACTAAAAGCACTATCAAGCTAGCAGCTCAATTTGAGGGTAAAACAAATAATCTTCTATCAACGAGTAGATGCATCTGAGATAAAAGTTTCCAATCCATTCCAATCCATCTGGCTCGGCAAGAAAATACCAGCAATGCATAAAAATCTCTAAATACAAAAAGGACATGTGCAATACAGTGGCAGAaataaccacaagaagatgaaccaCAATCAGAAGTTCTTAGACCACTTTGGAGCACATCTCATACTGAGCAGTTGGGTGCAGAAATCCTCATGCTCGTTTATCTCTACTATCCTTACCTTACATATTTGCTACTCCCACCATTCCATAATTCTTGTCGTTTATGGAACGGACGGAGTATTAAGATAATGGAGCTCAGGAAGAACTACTGAATAAAAAGGTTTGGAAACAGGAGAAAATGCAGACCTGCTTCCCACCAAGATCACGCATTCTTCCCTCAGATATGACCCTTTCGACAGAATCCTCACTTTCAAAAGTGACAAAACCAAAACCTCTTGAACGCCCAGTGCTGTGATCCACCATTATCTGATGTTCAACCATGTTGCCATACGAGGAAAAGTGATCCCTCAAATCATCTGAAATTACAAAGCTTGTAAGTTTTACCATAACCAAAATAGGTTCAAGATTGGTCATTGCAACTAATACCTTCGGTTAGTGTCGAAGGTAGCCCACCAACAAAGATCTTTCTTGTCTTGGGGCCCTCTTTTGAGGACATTTCTTCCCTCGGGACTGTCCTTTTGACTTCAACCTGAATAGTTCATAAGTTGAGAGAGATACAGAGAAGCTGAACGCTCCAAATCAACTGTGCAACTATTAACTAAGAATAAAATTTACACTGAGGTCCCACATAACGTCCAATCTAGATTAAGATATCCTACCGTTCTTCCATCTATATTGTGTTCATCCTCCAAAACCTTGTCTATTACAGATGGATCAGAAAATGTAACAAATCCAAATCCACGAGGCATCTTAGTATGCTTGTCCTTCATAATTACAGAATCAGTTATAGCCCCATACTTCCCAAAATGCTTGGAGAATGATTCTACATACAAACAAATAAATCATACACAATTGTCAATTGGGGAAAGAAAAATAACTTGATTGATAAAAAGAAACCAGGGAGTATTGAACAAATAGCAGTGTGTTTGTAACAAGGTAGAAACGTTTCATATAAAAGCGGTAACAATAGCTAACCTACTCAGAAACCAAGAGCACCAATAGACACACAAACAGTACTGGAAAAAACCTTGTTCTTAAAAACTAACTCATTCCTACCTTCATTTAAGAACTATCAGTATATTAATGCATGAACCAAATGCATATGACTGAATCCAAAGGAGACTACTGTGCAACATGCGAAAGTGAAAATTTCTAACATCACTAATAAAGAAGAAATAAAGGAGATGCAAAGATGAAACTGAAAGAGAGTTGTTCTTGCCCGAGCATCTTTCATCCAAATATATGTATGCTATCAATAACAATATAAACTTAATACAGGCAGAGAGATACGGTTAAATGCACTAACCACAGATTTGTTGATCTTCTGTATAACATAACCATAGTCTTATATCAAACGAAACTAAAAAAGACAAGACATGATTGATAAGTGGTTCAAGTATTAGTTTGCAAAAACTAGGAAGGTGTTTGGTTCACCAATTTGTAACCTGTTTACGCTGGTAAGGGATAACAATGAATCTTGTTTGGATCGACCCGGCTGTAATGAGATAACACGGTATCAGGTCCCAGCCTAGTTGTAATCTCATTACGCCCAATATGATGTGTAATCAGAAACCATCGCACGATGCCTCCGCATGAAGCACCACGAACGCCGTAATAATCTGATCTCACCTCTCTTGCACCACATGCTATCATCCCACGCACCGCCGCCTAAGTCATGTCCGCCATCACTGGACATGTTGCCGTCGACGGCTCAGCCAGCGCCCACGGCGGAGACGCTGGTGCACTAGTACATGCTGGCCGGCTGGCTGCGCGAGGAGGCCAGTCGGAAGCTGGTGGTGGACTGCGCCAGGAAGGGTGTGGTTTTCGTGGAGGCCGACGTGGACATTGCCGTCGCCAGGCTCAGCAACACGAGGTGCCCGCCGTTCCTGTTCTTCAAGGAGTTCATTGACGACAACCACGTCTACAGGGCGTCGGCGTCGCCGCTGGGCCTGCTGCTTGCCGCGGTCGCCGACAAGCCCCTGGTGTCCATGGTCCGCCAGACTCCCACTGCATCGGCGACGTCCCCGTGTGGCGCCCCTCTGCATCAGCAATCACGACCATGCCAGACCCAGAGAGAGCCCTGCCATGGCTGCTCCTTTGAGATTTGTTAGCTTTTTTCTTCTCTGGAGACGAATTGATTACGTTACAGTCCGCTACCAAACAAGTTTGAGTTTTGTCCGTTTACGTCTACGGTACCAGCGTGCTGGTAACACCATTACCTTTACGTTTGCGATGTTTCTCTTGAACCAAATACCAGGACTAACCCCTCAAGCAAAAGTGATCAAGCTAATATAATTGACAACGGAAGACAAATAACGGAATTGTTCTGTTAGGATGGGACTACAAACAAATGCAATAACCCAACTATACTGAACCTGAAAGCAACAGTGCAAAACAAAGTATAAACAGCTATCCTTTGAAAGATGTTAAGAACCAAAACTGTTTCTAAGTACAAACAACTGGACCAGTATGCACATGTAAGTTTTACAACGTGTACCGAGACATCACTTTTTCCCGTTAGCTGATTGACAAAAGATTAATAGGTACACATTCCAACCATAAACATTATTGAATTTGCATTACCTACGATATTACCAAAACGTGCAACCCCACAAAAAAACATATGAATAGATCAATCTATCATAGCTACACAAATCCTCAAAATGTAAAACAAGAATTGACCACTT is drawn from Triticum dicoccoides isolate Atlit2015 ecotype Zavitan chromosome 6B, WEW_v2.0, whole genome shotgun sequence and contains these coding sequences:
- the LOC119325344 gene encoding heterogeneous nuclear ribonucleoprotein A0-like; this translates as MAGYPEDNQHAMNGYEDEVEEVEEVDEEGRPGRRGRRDGGDGGGYGDAGGDDGRAGGGDSSGKIFVGGVAWETTEESFSKHFGKYGAITDSVIMKDKHTKMPRGFGFVTFSDPSVIDKVLEDEHNIDGRTVEVKRTVPREEMSSKEGPKTRKIFVGGLPSTLTEDDLRDHFSSYGNMVEHQIMVDHSTGRSRGFGFVTFESEDSVERVISEGRMRDLGGKQVEIKKAEPKKHGGDHSSNGRSSHSGGGGYRSSYRSGGAAGGGGSSSGGGGGGYGYGAGHRSAAAGSYYDSTGYGYGRGGYGAAAAAAAYGGNAGYGSGFGGGYGGSMYGGAYGAYGAYGGGAYGAGAYGGGAYGAGAYGGGAYGGGAPGGYGAGGYGSYGGGGGGAGAGGAAGGGGSAGGRGSSRYHPYGK